Genomic window (bacterium):
CGTACCGTAATCGGCCGTATCGTTTATTTCAGCGGCCGCCGCCGTTTCGGCCTTCGGTGGAATCTCCGGGTCGATACCGGTCGTGCGCATCTCCCATTCTTCCGGGTCCTCCGCGTAGGCCCCGGCTCCCAGCGCCGCCAACATCGCGGCCGCGGCGTAGCCGAGGAACGCGGGCCTAACGCTCGGGTTGACCTTCGTGTTAGCGACGATGGCCTCGAGTTGTTTTACCGGGACGGCGTTGAGCATCGCGGCTTCCGCCGGCTCGAGATTGAGGGCGATGGCTTCCGCGGCTGCGGCGCGTTTTTCCAACAGCATCTTCTTGAACGCCGGGTCGACGGCGGCCTTTTTTATTAGTACCTCGACGCCGCGAGGGATTTCTAGTTGCATACTATTTGCCTTTCTTCGAGGGAGCGTCGGGACGGATGCCCTGATAACCTTGATTATATTTTATGCGCGGTTCTGCCGGTGTTTCTAATGGGGGATTGGTGTATTGGAACGTTAGGTTAGTGGTTAAACCGGCTAGGATTTTAACGTCGGTCCGT
Coding sequences:
- a CDS encoding carboxypeptidase-like regulatory domain-containing protein, encoding MQLEIPRGVEVLIKKAAVDPAFKKMLLEKRAAAAEAIALNLEPAEAAMLNAVPVKQLEAIVANTKVNPSVRPAFLGYAAAAMLAALGAGAYAEDPEEWEMRTTGIDPEIPPKAETAAAAEINDTADYGTISGMATDEEWHPLSNVEVIIKGTALTVLTDKKGYYVFSYVPEGLYEMEASHETLGVLLKTGIEVIPGLRTNVSFHFGEPHDFPEKSVITGIRPDLPDKEGD